The genomic window GTGCGGCCGACTTCGCGGCCGGACCGACACAGTCGGCCGAGTAGCCGATTGGCGCACGTGATCCGGATAGGCACGCGGGGCAGTCTGCTCGCTACCACCCAGGCCGGCCTCGTCAAGGACGCCCTGGTCGCCAACGGCCACGTTGCGGAGCTGGTGGTCATCAGCACGGTCGGTGACCGCTCCTCGGCGCCCATCGAAAGTCTCGGTGTTGGGGTGTTCACGACGGCGTTGCGCGAGGCCATCGAGGACGGTCGCGTCGATGCGGCGGTGCACTCGCACAAGGATTTGCCGACGGCCGAGGACCCAAGGTTCACGCTAGCGGCCATACCGGCTCGCAACGACCCGCGTGATGCGCTGGTCGCACGCGACGGGCTGGTGCTCGGAGAGTTGCCGGCAGGTTCGCTCGTCGGCACGTCGTCCCCGCGCCGGGCTGCGCAGCTTAGAGCATTGGGTCTCGGTTTGGAAATCCGCCCCCTACGAGGCAACCTAGATACCAGGTTGAACAGGGTAAGCAGTGGTGATCTTGACGCCATCGTGGTGGCCCGGGCCGGTCTGGCCCGTCTGGGCCGTCTCGGTGATGTCACCGAGACGCTAGAGCCGGTGCAGATGTTGCCAGCACCGGCTCAGGGCGCGCTCGCCGTTGAATGCCGCGCCGGTGACAGCGGGCTGGCGGCAGTGCTGGCGGAGTTGGACGATGCCGACACGCGAGCGGCGGTCACCGCGGAGCGAGCCCTGCTGGCCGAACTGGAGGCGGGCTGCTCCGCACCGGTGGGAGCGATCGCCGAGGTGGTCGAGTCCATTGATGAGGATGGCCGTGTCTTCGAAGAGCTGTCGCTGCGCGGGTGCGTGGCGGCGCTGGACGGGTCCGATGTGATCCGTGCGTCCGGTATCGGCACTCCCGGTCGGGCTCGAGAGCTGGGGCTCTCGGTGGCCGCGGAGTTGTTCGAGCTGGGGGCCGGGGAGCTGATCGGCAATGCGCGGCAGTACCCCGCGCACGAGAACTAAATGACGTCAAAAGGGATGTGTTGGGAGCGACAATGACGACGCGAGGGCGTAAGCCGAGACCGGGCCGCATCACGTTCGTGGGCTCCGGCCCGGGCGATCCGGGGTTGTTGACCACGAAGGCCGCCGCGGTGCTGGCCAACGCGGCCCTGGTGTTCACCGACCCCGACGTGCCTGCACCGGTGCTGGCGCTGATCGGCAAGGATCTGCCGCCGGTCTCCGGTCCCGCGCCCGCCGAACCGGCACCGGTGGCCGTCGACGGGACCACCCCCGACGGCGATCAGCAACCGGCCTCGCCGGCGGTGATCACGGGCGGCCCCGACATCCGCCCGGCGCTGGGCGAACCCGCCGAGGTCGCCAAGACGCTGGTCGCCGAGGCCCGCACCGGAGTCGACGTGGTCCGCCTCGTGGCCGGTGACCCGCTGACGCTCGACGCGGTCACCACCGAGGTGAACGCCGTCGCGCGCAGCCACCTGCACCTCGAGATCGTGCCGGGCCTAGCCGCCACCAGCGCGGTCCCGACCTACACGGGGCTGCCGCTGGGCTCCTCGCACACCGTCGCCGACGTGCGCGATCCACATGTCGATTGGGAGGCGCTGGCCGCCGCCCCCGGGCCGCTGATCCTGCAGGCCACCGCGTCGCATCTGGCCGATGCCGCCCGCACCCTGATCGAGCACGAGCTGGCCGAGACCACCCCGTGCGTGGTGACCGCGCAGGGCACCACCTGTCAGCAGCGTTCGGTGGAGACCACGCTGCACGGGCTGACCGAGCCGGGCGTGCTCGACGGCGGCGGCAGCCCCGCGGGACCGCTCACCGGTTCGCTGGTGGTGACCATCGGCAAAACGGTGGCCAGCCGCGCGAAGCTGAACTGGTGGGAGAGCCGCGAGCTGTACGGCTGGACCGTGCTGGTGCCGCGCACCAAGGACCAGGCCGGTGAGATGAGCGAGCGGCTCACCTCCTACGGCGCGCTGCCGATCGAGGTGCCGACCATCGCGGTCGAGCCGCCGCGCAGCCCCGCCCAAATGGAGCGTGCCGTCAAGGGTTTGGTCGACGGTCGGTTCCAGTGGGTGGTGTTCACCTCCACCAACGCGGTGCGTGCGGTGTGGGAGAAGTTCGGCGAGTTCGGCTTGGACGCCCGTGCGTTTTCCGGGGTGAAGATCGCGTGTGTCGGCGAGTCGACGGCCGACCGGGTCCGAGCGTTCGGGATCAGCCCCGAATTGGTGCCGGCCGGCGAGCAGTCCTCGCTGGGCCTGCTGGACGACTTCCCGGACTACGACAGCATTTTCGATCCGGTGAACCGCGTCCTGCTGCCGCGCGCCGACATCGCCACCGAGACCCTGGCCGAGGGGCTGCGCGAACGCGGTTGGGAGATCGAGGATGTCACCGCCTACCGGACCGTACGCGCCGCGCCGCCGCCGGCGGCTACCCGCGAGATGATCAAGACGGGCGGCTTCGACGCGGTGTGCTTCACGTCGAGCTCGACCGTGCGCAACCTGGTGGGAATCGCCGGTAAGCCGCACGCGCGCACCATCATTGCGTGCATCGGACCCAAGACGGCCGAGACCGCCGCCGAGTTCGGTTTGCGGGTCGACGTCCAGCCCGAGACGGCGGCCATCGGTCCGCTGGTCGACGCACTGGCCGAACATGCCGCGCGGCTGCGCGCCGAGGGCGCGCTGCCACCGCCGCGTAAGAAGAGCCGCAGGCGCTAGTGGCGGGCTGCCACCGATCGTCATGAGCGCATATCCTCGGGTACGCCCGCGCCGGCTTCGCAGCACCCCCGCGCTGCGCCGTTTGGTGGCGCAAACGTCTTTGGAGCCAAGGCATTTAGTGTTGCCGATGTTCGTTGCCGACGGCATCGACGAGCCGCGGCCCATTCCGTCCATGCCCGGCGTGGTGCAGCACACCCGCGATTCGCTGCGCAGCGCGGCCGTCGATGCCGTGGCCGCCGGCGTGGGCGGGCTGATGCTGTTCGGCGTGCCCCGCGAGCAGGACAAGGACGCGACCGGTTCGGCCGGCACCGACCCCAACGGCATCCTCAACGTCGCGCTGCGCGATCTGGCCAAGGACCTCGGCGACGCGACTGTGCTGATGGCCGACACCTGCCTGGACGAGTTCACCGATCACGGCCACTGCGGCGTCCTCGACGAGCGCGGCCGGGTCGACAACGATGCCACGCTGACACGCTATGTGAAACTTGCTGTGGCACAGGCGGAGTCGGGCGCCCATGTGGTCGGGCCGAGCGGGATGATGGACGGCCAGGTGGCCGCGATCCGCGACGGCCTGGACGACGCGGGCCACAGCGACGTGGTGATCCTGGCCTACGCCGCGAAGTTCGCCTCGGCGTTCTACGGCCCGTTCCGCGAGGCGGTGAGCTCGAGCCTGTCCGGCGACCGGCGCACCTACCAGCAGGAGGCGGGCAATATCCGGGAGGCGCTGCACGAGGTCGAGCTGGATCTCGACGAGGGCGCCGACATCGTGATGGTCAAACCCGCGATGAGCTACCTCGACGTGCTGGCAGCCGCGGCGGCGATCTCGCAGGTGCCGGTCGCCGCCTACCAGGTGTCAGGGGAGTACGCGATGATTCGCGCCGCGGCCGGTAACGGCTGGATCGACGAGCGTGCCGTCGCGCTGGAGTCGCTGATCAGCATCCGCCGTGCCGGCGCCGACATCGTGCTGACCTACTGGGCCGTGGAGGCGGCGGCTTGGCTCGCATGATCGGGGCAGGCCCCGGGGGACAATCAGGGGAAGAGGCCGCAATGATCGGCGACGTCAAAACGAAGCCGTTGTTCTACGAACCTGGCGCCAGCTGGTGGTGGGTGTTGTCCGGCCCGGCCGCGGCCGCCTCGATGATCCTGATCGAGGTGTGGAGCGGCGCCCCGGTGAGCCTCGTTGTCCCGGCGATCTTTTTGGTGATGGTGTCGGCGTTCATCGCGTTGCAGGTGAAGGCGGCGCGGATCCACGTGTCGGTCGAACTCACCGAAGACGCGTTGCGTCAGGGCACCGAGACCATCCTGGTGCGCGAAATCGTCAAGGTCTATCCGGAGGCCGCGTACTCACCGAAGTCGGACAAGCCGCTGGCCAAGTGGCAGACGGCGCGGACGCTCGGCGAGCTGGCCGGCGTGCCACGCGGCCGGTTCGGCATCGGCCTGCGCCTCACCGGAGGCCGCACCGCGCAGGCGTGGGCGAAGCGCCATCGTCGCCTGCGCGACGCGCTGACCCCACTGGTGCAGGAGCGGGTGGAGCCGGCCCGGGCCGACGGTATCGACGGCGACGACCCCTATGGGGACCGGGCCGGGTCGGGTCTGTGAACGGCCGCTACCGGGCGCTGATCGAACTCGTATTCGCCGGTATCGCGCTGATCGGAGCCGGGGCGGCCTGGACGCACGCGAGCCAGACGCGGAGTGTGGCGCCCATCGCGGAGGGGCAGCCGGCCACGACGTCGCTGGTCTATGACCCGCAGCTGCTGCTGTTGACGATGGTGCTGGCGATCCTGGCCGGACTGCTCGCGGTGGCCGGCGCGGCGAGGCTCAGGCGCTCGCGCGCACGTTGGGCAACTAAGCCGTCTTCTGGATGAGCGGCAAAACCGCCTGACGGCGGATAACGATCGCGTTGGCCAGGTCGCGAAGGGCCTCCTGCACCGAGCGGGTGACCGGGAACATCTCGTCCTGCTCGTCGCTGTCACCCAGCACGTCCAGGACCGCCGGGCCGGCGACCAACGTCCACTCCACACCGGTGGCGCGGCACTCGTCGTCGAACACCGACAACAGCGAGATGCCGGCTGCCGCAAAGTGTGTCACGCCGCTCATGTCGAGCACGACGGGATTGCTCGCCAGGATGAAGCGACGCAGGTACTCGCTGACCGCGTCGAGATTGAGGGCGTCGATTTCGCCGCGGACCGTCACCACGGTCGCCAAGTGCCGGCAGTGCGCCCGAATCTGGGCGCCGCTGTACTCGAAGACGTAGTTCTCCTGCCGGGTGGCGGTCGCGATTGTCATAAGCAGCCTCTCGTGGCGGTGTGGCGGCCGACGCGTCGCCGACCAACCTGCCCTTAACGGTGCCCGCCAAAGTTAAGGGGACCGACAGCCGCGTCTATTTTTTTGCTAAAAACCGAGCCGCCGTGGTGTCCGGCCCGTTCAACGCACATCCGGTGCGCCCTAGCCCGATGCCACGCCACCCGCCCTGACGGCAGCGGGGCGCTTGCGCTGTTAGGCTGCTTGGGCTACCGGTTGCAGGTCAGGGGGCCTGTGCCAGGGTGAAATTGCCCGGTCAGCCGAGGGAATGGGCGAACGAAACTGCAAAGTCCGGACGGAAAGAAAAGCCTCGTGCGCACCGCGGAGATCAAGGGTGAAATCAAGGCCCTGACCGGACTCCGCATCGTCGCCGCGGTATGGGTGGTGCTCTTCCACTTCCGGCCGATGCTCAGCGACGTCTCGCCGGACTTCCGCGAGAACCTCGCACCCGTGCTCAACTCCGGCGCGCAGGGCGTTGACTTGTTCTTCATCCTCAGCGGCTTCGTACTGACCTACAACTACCTCGACCGCATGGGCCGGTCCTGGTCGACGCGCGAGACCCTGCACTTCCTGTGGCTGCGGCTGGCCCGGGTGTGGCCGGTGTACCTGGTCACCCTGCACCTGGCGGCGCTACTGGTCATCCTGTCGCTGCACGTCGGTCACGTGCCGTTGCCCGAGGCGGGTGACCTCACCGCCATCAGCTACGTGCGCCAGGTCCTGCTCGTGCAGCTGTGGTTCGAGCCGTTCTTCGACGGGACCAGCTGGGATGGGCCCGCCTGGTCGATCAGCGCGGAGTGGCTGGCCTACCTGCTGTTCGCTCTGCTGGCGCTGGTGATCTTCCGGATGAAGCTGGCCACCCGGGCGCGGACCCTGACGTTTCTGGCCATCGCGGCCGCGCTGCCGCCGGTGTTGCTGCTGTTGGCCAGCGGACACTTCTACACACCGTGGAGCTGGCTGCCGCGGATCGTGACGCAGTTCGCCGCGGGTGCGCTGGCGTGTGCCGCCGTGCGCCGGCTGCGGCTGACCGATCGCGGCCGCCACGTCGCCGGGTATCTCTCCCTGCTGCTGCTGGCCGCGGTGGTGGGTGTTCTGTACTGGTGCAATGCGCACCCGATCTCCGGCGTCGTGGAAAACGACAGCGGCGGCGTGGTCGACGTGCTGTTCATTCCGCTGGTGATGACGCTGGCGGTCGGCCTGGGCAGCCTGCCGAGGCTGCTGTCCACCCGGGTAATGGTGTACGGCGGGCAGATCTCGTTCTGCCTGTACATGGTCCACGAGCTGGTGCACACATCCTGGGGCTGGGCCGTCGAGCAATTCGAGCTCGCACCGTGGCATTCCGATTCCCCCTGGAAATGGAACGTCCTCGGCCTGTTCGCGATCGCCCTGGCCATCTCGAGCCTGATGTACCACTTCGTCGAAGAGCCCGCCCGCCGCTGGATGCGTAGGATGGTCAACGTCCGGCCGGCGGCCACGAAGATCGAACCCGTCGAGCCGGGCGTCGATTCCGGGAGGGCGAAGCTTCACCAGATCGACGGCGCACTGGAAGCGGTTTCGGCCCGCGCGGTGTGAACGATGCACCGGGCCGCCAATCATGCTGTGGCCCATGCCTCATCGAAAGCGGCAAACGCGAAAGCGGCCGGCCGCAGTGCGATTGCGCCGGTATCCTCGTACGGTTGCGTTGATGTGAACGACTATGCCGTTCATAGGGGGTTGCGGTGAATCGACTGGCCACGTTCGTCATCGGGCTCGCACTGCTGGCGGGCGTCCTCGCGAATACGCTGGAGCGGCCGGCGCGCGTGCGGCCGTACGAGACGTTAACGCTGGATTCCCGGGTGAGCCACATCGCGGTGGTCGGTGACTCGTACACCACCGGCACCGACGAGGGTGGTCTGGGACCGAAGGCGTGGACGGTACGGGCCTGGCAGTCGCTTGCGCAGCGCGGGATTCGGCTCGCCGCCGATGTCGCGGCCGAGGGGCGAGCCGGTTACGGCGTGCCCGGCGACCACGGCAGCATCTTCGAGGATCTGACCGCCCGCGTGGTGAAGCCGCAGGATGTCCTGGTGGTGTTCTTCGGTTCCCGCAACGATCAGGGTGTCGATCCGGTGCTGCTGGCCGACCGCGCCCGCGACACCTTCGCGCTGGCGCGCCGCTTCGCCCCCACGGCGAGGTTTTTGGTGATCGGCCCGCCGTGGCCGACCGCCGATGTGCCCGTGCCGGTGCTGCAGATCCGCGACATCCTCAACACCGCCGCCCGGTCGGCGGGAGCGGCGTTCGTCGACCCGATCGGCGACCGCTGGTTCGTCGACCGGCCCGACCTGATCGGCCCGGACGGCGTGCATCCCAACGACGAGGGGCATGCTTACCTGGCGGAAAAGATTGCCCCGCTGGTGGGCATGCAGTTGTCCCGCTGAGCTAGGCGTGGCGGGCTGCTTGCTGGGCGAGCTGAACCCGTGATGACACAGCCAGTTTCGTGTAGACGTGGGTGAGATGGGACTGCACGGTGCGCGGGGAGATGAACAGGCGCGCGGCGATGTCCTTGTTGGGTAGGCCCTCGCTGACCAGCCGCACGACGTCGAGCTCGGTGGGCGTCAGGGACTCCCAGCCGCCGGCCGGCCGGCCGCGGTGGCCGCGACCGCGCCGCGCGTAGCCGATTGCCTCGGCGGTGGACAGCGCGAAGCCTTCGGCCCATGCTGCTTCAAAAACGTTGGGCTCCAGGGATTCTCGCACTTCTGCCAGCGACGCGTCGTAGTCGGCCTGAAAGACCTGAAAGCGTGCCTCGGTGTGCCGTTGCCGCATGCTGCCGGCCGCCCCGAGAAGCCGGGCGGCATGCTCGGCGTTGGTGCGGGCGGCCAGCGCCGCCAGACACTCGAGGACATCGGGCACCCGCAGGAATCCGCTCATCCGTTCGGCGGCCTCGAGGGCGTCGTGCAGGTCGCGTTCGGCCTGCTGCGGCTCGCCCTGGGCGACGGCGACCCGGGCGCGCGCCAGCAGCGCTTGCACCCGATGACATCCCGGGACGATCGCGACGGTGCCGTCCGCCCACTCGCGGGCGGCGGCGAGATCCCCGGCGGCCAGGGTCGCCTCGGCCATCGGCAGCAGGCTTCGCACGAACAGTCCCTTGAGGGCAGAGGTGTGCTGCCAGGCCGCCTCGCAGGCCCGTTTAGCGGCCGCGATGTTGCCTTCTGCCAGCTCGGCGTTGGCCAGAGACGTGTAGGCGCTGTCTTCGTGGAAACCGCCAAGGGCAGCGCCGCTTTGCAGCGCGGCTTCCGCGGCGGCCCGGGCGGCCGGGGCGTCGCCAGTCATCGCGAGCACTTGCGCCAGGGTGATCAGGCCGAAGACTTCCATCGGGACGTCCTGTGCGGCTCGCGTCTCGTCGACCAGGTTGCGGGCTATTTGCAGCGCCTCGGTCAGCTTCCCCTGTGCCGTCAGCGCACCACTGAGGAAGGTGCGGCTGTATCGGGACATGAAGCTGTCGCCGAACTTATCGGCCAGGTCTCGCCCCTCCTCGCCGGCGGCTTGGGTGGCAAGGGGATCGCCGGCTACATTGCCGATGAACGACTGGTAGGCGCGCATGCGGTAGAGCGCAGCCGAATTGCCCACTGCGCGAGCCAAATCGACCGCCTCGACCAGATAGGGCTGGCTTATGTCGGGCTGGAAAATAGCCAGCATGCCGCAAGTCACCAAGGCATGCACGATGAGTAACTCATCGCCGAGCTGACGCGCGGCGGCCAGGGCTTCTTCCGCGCGCGACAACTCAAACGGTACCGAGAACCACACCGCCAGTAGCCCCGCGTCGGCGACAGCCCGCACCCACACGGCGGCGTCGACGCCGTCATCGCGGTACCGCTCGTCGCCGAACACGGTATCGAAGCCGGCGGCACCTTCGCGGAACCGCGCGCGGGTCAACCAGAGCCGCTGCAACGCAGACACCAGCTTCAGCGCCGACTCGAATTCTCCTCCGTCGCAACTCCATCCGTGGGCAGCCCGCAGGTTTGCCATCTCGACCTCGGCCCACGGCACCAACGGTGTTCCGTCACCCCGCGACTGGGATTCCAGCGCCACGGCGGCGCCGGTGTAGTGGTCGCGATGGCGGGTCCGCGCCGCCTCGGCTTCGCCTGAATCCGCGAGCTTTTCGAGACCGTACTGACGGACCGTCTCCAGCAGGCGGTAGCGCATCACGCCGCCGCTCTCCTCGGCGACCACCAGCGACTTGTCGACGAGCAGCCCCAGCAGGTCGACGAGTTGGAAATGTTCCACATCGGTGTCGGCGCCCACCGCCTGCGCGGCGTCGAGGTCGAAGCTGCCCATGAACACCGCGAGACGGCGGAACAGATCGCGTTCCGGCTCGGTGAGCATGGCGTGCGACCAGTCGATGGACGCACGCAGCGTCTGCTGGCGGCGGACCGCGGTGCGCGCGCCGCCGGCGAGCAGGCGGAAGTTGTGGTGGAGGCTGTCGACGATCTGCGTCAGCGACAGGGTCCGAATCCGGGCGGCCGCCAGCTCGATCGCCAGCGGCATGCCGTCCAGGCGGCGACAGATCTCGGCGATCGCGGGTGAATTGTCATGAGTGAGCGTGAAATCCGGCCTCGTCCGGCGGGCGCGGTCGACGAACAGGGCGACGGCCTCGCCGTCCACCGACAGCGAGGGCACCCGCCAGGTGAGCTCACCGGCGATGCCGATCGGCTCGCGGCTGGTCGCCAAGATCGTGACGCCGGGCCCGGCGTCGAGCAGTGCTACCACCAGTTCCGCACTGGCGTCCAGCAGATGCTCACAATTGTCCAGTACCAGCAACATCTTTCGGTCGCGGACGAACCTCGTGACAAGGTCCATCGTGGAGCGGCCCGGCTGGTCGGCCAGCCCCAACGTGCGGGCCAGGACGACGGGCGCGACAAGAGGATTGGTGACCGGCGCGAGATCGACAAACCAAACGCCGCCGCGGAATTCGGCCGCGACGTCGGCGGCGGCCTGCACCGCCAACCGTGTCTTGCCGACACCGCCCGCCCCGGTCAGGGTCACCAGCCGGTTCTCTTTCAAGAGCTGGCCGACGTCGCCGATCTGTGCGGCCCGGCCCACGAAGCTGGTCAGCTGAACCGGAAGATGAGCATTGGCAACGTCATTCGCGCTGCGCAGCGGAGGGAAGTCGGTGCGCAGGTCGGGATGATTGAGCTGCAGGACGCGTTCCGGACGCGGCAGGTCGCGTAACGGGTGGATGCCCAGATCGGTCAGCCAGGCGTCGGCCGGCAACCGGTCGACCACCAACTGTTCGGTGGCGCCGGACAAGACGGTCTGTCCGCCGTGCGCGAGGTCGCGCACCCGCGCGGTCCGGTTGACCGTGGGGCCGGCGTAGTTGCCGGCATCGCGTAACTGGACTTCGCCGGTGTGCAGGCCGATGCGTATCCGGATCGGCGCCAGGTCCGCTTGCTGCAACCGTAGGGCGCAGGCAACGGCGTCGCTGGCGCGGGCGAACGCGAGCACGAAGCTGTCGCCTTCGCCCTGCTCGACCGGCCGCACCCCGCAGTGGGCGGCGACCAGGTCATTGACGGTGAGATTCAGCCGCTCGAGCGCGTCCGTCATGGCCTCGGACTGGCTTTCCCACAACCGCGTCGAGCCCTCGACATCGGCGAGTAGCAAGGTGACTGTCCCAATGGGCAGGTCGCTCACTCTTTGCTCGTTCCAGTCCGGCGGTAGCGCGTCGGTCGGTGAATCAATTCCGCTCATGTTAGCCAGCATGCGAGCGCTGCGGTCGCGAAACATCAGCACAAATGCGCAGATTTCACCTGTGCCATAGCGCAGGTACGGCTAGGGGTCAGTCCTCGGCGTGGCGCTCGTAGTCCCAGCGCTCCAGGCGTGCCTGCAGTTGCATCAGGCCGACGCCGACGACCGGCATCACGGTCGCAAGGCAAACCAGCAGCAGCGGAGTCATCCCCAAACCTCCAAACCCCTTATCTTCCTAACACGTTCGTTGTCGTTGCGAGGTTCATCGGACAATAAAGTCACGACTGAGTTATTCGCCCGTGATGGCGCGGTCGCTGAGCGCGCCGAGCACCGGCGCCATCAATTGCGCGTATTCGGTGGT from Mycobacterium shigaense includes these protein-coding regions:
- a CDS encoding bifunctional uroporphyrinogen-III C-methyltransferase/uroporphyrinogen-III synthase → MTTRGRKPRPGRITFVGSGPGDPGLLTTKAAAVLANAALVFTDPDVPAPVLALIGKDLPPVSGPAPAEPAPVAVDGTTPDGDQQPASPAVITGGPDIRPALGEPAEVAKTLVAEARTGVDVVRLVAGDPLTLDAVTTEVNAVARSHLHLEIVPGLAATSAVPTYTGLPLGSSHTVADVRDPHVDWEALAAAPGPLILQATASHLADAARTLIEHELAETTPCVVTAQGTTCQQRSVETTLHGLTEPGVLDGGGSPAGPLTGSLVVTIGKTVASRAKLNWWESRELYGWTVLVPRTKDQAGEMSERLTSYGALPIEVPTIAVEPPRSPAQMERAVKGLVDGRFQWVVFTSTNAVRAVWEKFGEFGLDARAFSGVKIACVGESTADRVRAFGISPELVPAGEQSSLGLLDDFPDYDSIFDPVNRVLLPRADIATETLAEGLRERGWEIEDVTAYRTVRAAPPPAATREMIKTGGFDAVCFTSSSTVRNLVGIAGKPHARTIIACIGPKTAETAAEFGLRVDVQPETAAIGPLVDALAEHAARLRAEGALPPPRKKSRRR
- a CDS encoding STAS domain-containing protein, with amino-acid sequence MTIATATRQENYVFEYSGAQIRAHCRHLATVVTVRGEIDALNLDAVSEYLRRFILASNPVVLDMSGVTHFAAAGISLLSVFDDECRATGVEWTLVAGPAVLDVLGDSDEQDEMFPVTRSVQEALRDLANAIVIRRQAVLPLIQKTA
- the hemB gene encoding porphobilinogen synthase, producing the protein MVMSAYPRVRPRRLRSTPALRRLVAQTSLEPRHLVLPMFVADGIDEPRPIPSMPGVVQHTRDSLRSAAVDAVAAGVGGLMLFGVPREQDKDATGSAGTDPNGILNVALRDLAKDLGDATVLMADTCLDEFTDHGHCGVLDERGRVDNDATLTRYVKLAVAQAESGAHVVGPSGMMDGQVAAIRDGLDDAGHSDVVILAYAAKFASAFYGPFREAVSSSLSGDRRTYQQEAGNIREALHEVELDLDEGADIVMVKPAMSYLDVLAAAAAISQVPVAAYQVSGEYAMIRAAAGNGWIDERAVALESLISIRRAGADIVLTYWAVEAAAWLA
- a CDS encoding Rv0518 family GDSL lipase, with amino-acid sequence MNRLATFVIGLALLAGVLANTLERPARVRPYETLTLDSRVSHIAVVGDSYTTGTDEGGLGPKAWTVRAWQSLAQRGIRLAADVAAEGRAGYGVPGDHGSIFEDLTARVVKPQDVLVVFFGSRNDQGVDPVLLADRARDTFALARRFAPTARFLVIGPPWPTADVPVPVLQIRDILNTAARSAGAAFVDPIGDRWFVDRPDLIGPDGVHPNDEGHAYLAEKIAPLVGMQLSR
- the hemC gene encoding hydroxymethylbilane synthase; amino-acid sequence: MIRIGTRGSLLATTQAGLVKDALVANGHVAELVVISTVGDRSSAPIESLGVGVFTTALREAIEDGRVDAAVHSHKDLPTAEDPRFTLAAIPARNDPRDALVARDGLVLGELPAGSLVGTSSPRRAAQLRALGLGLEIRPLRGNLDTRLNRVSSGDLDAIVVARAGLARLGRLGDVTETLEPVQMLPAPAQGALAVECRAGDSGLAAVLAELDDADTRAAVTAERALLAELEAGCSAPVGAIAEVVESIDEDGRVFEELSLRGCVAALDGSDVIRASGIGTPGRARELGLSVAAELFELGAGELIGNARQYPAHEN
- a CDS encoding helix-turn-helix transcriptional regulator — encoded protein: MLANMSGIDSPTDALPPDWNEQRVSDLPIGTVTLLLADVEGSTRLWESQSEAMTDALERLNLTVNDLVAAHCGVRPVEQGEGDSFVLAFARASDAVACALRLQQADLAPIRIRIGLHTGEVQLRDAGNYAGPTVNRTARVRDLAHGGQTVLSGATEQLVVDRLPADAWLTDLGIHPLRDLPRPERVLQLNHPDLRTDFPPLRSANDVANAHLPVQLTSFVGRAAQIGDVGQLLKENRLVTLTGAGGVGKTRLAVQAAADVAAEFRGGVWFVDLAPVTNPLVAPVVLARTLGLADQPGRSTMDLVTRFVRDRKMLLVLDNCEHLLDASAELVVALLDAGPGVTILATSREPIGIAGELTWRVPSLSVDGEAVALFVDRARRTRPDFTLTHDNSPAIAEICRRLDGMPLAIELAAARIRTLSLTQIVDSLHHNFRLLAGGARTAVRRQQTLRASIDWSHAMLTEPERDLFRRLAVFMGSFDLDAAQAVGADTDVEHFQLVDLLGLLVDKSLVVAEESGGVMRYRLLETVRQYGLEKLADSGEAEAARTRHRDHYTGAAVALESQSRGDGTPLVPWAEVEMANLRAAHGWSCDGGEFESALKLVSALQRLWLTRARFREGAAGFDTVFGDERYRDDGVDAAVWVRAVADAGLLAVWFSVPFELSRAEEALAAARQLGDELLIVHALVTCGMLAIFQPDISQPYLVEAVDLARAVGNSAALYRMRAYQSFIGNVAGDPLATQAAGEEGRDLADKFGDSFMSRYSRTFLSGALTAQGKLTEALQIARNLVDETRAAQDVPMEVFGLITLAQVLAMTGDAPAARAAAEAALQSGAALGGFHEDSAYTSLANAELAEGNIAAAKRACEAAWQHTSALKGLFVRSLLPMAEATLAAGDLAAAREWADGTVAIVPGCHRVQALLARARVAVAQGEPQQAERDLHDALEAAERMSGFLRVPDVLECLAALAARTNAEHAARLLGAAGSMRQRHTEARFQVFQADYDASLAEVRESLEPNVFEAAWAEGFALSTAEAIGYARRGRGHRGRPAGGWESLTPTELDVVRLVSEGLPNKDIAARLFISPRTVQSHLTHVYTKLAVSSRVQLAQQAARHA
- a CDS encoding MHYT domain-containing protein; the encoded protein is MNGRYRALIELVFAGIALIGAGAAWTHASQTRSVAPIAEGQPATTSLVYDPQLLLLTMVLAILAGLLAVAGAARLRRSRARWATKPSSG
- a CDS encoding acyltransferase family protein gives rise to the protein MRTAEIKGEIKALTGLRIVAAVWVVLFHFRPMLSDVSPDFRENLAPVLNSGAQGVDLFFILSGFVLTYNYLDRMGRSWSTRETLHFLWLRLARVWPVYLVTLHLAALLVILSLHVGHVPLPEAGDLTAISYVRQVLLVQLWFEPFFDGTSWDGPAWSISAEWLAYLLFALLALVIFRMKLATRARTLTFLAIAAALPPVLLLLASGHFYTPWSWLPRIVTQFAAGALACAAVRRLRLTDRGRHVAGYLSLLLLAAVVGVLYWCNAHPISGVVENDSGGVVDVLFIPLVMTLAVGLGSLPRLLSTRVMVYGGQISFCLYMVHELVHTSWGWAVEQFELAPWHSDSPWKWNVLGLFAIALAISSLMYHFVEEPARRWMRRMVNVRPAATKIEPVEPGVDSGRAKLHQIDGALEAVSARAV
- a CDS encoding DUF3093 domain-containing protein, translating into MIGDVKTKPLFYEPGASWWWVLSGPAAAASMILIEVWSGAPVSLVVPAIFLVMVSAFIALQVKAARIHVSVELTEDALRQGTETILVREIVKVYPEAAYSPKSDKPLAKWQTARTLGELAGVPRGRFGIGLRLTGGRTAQAWAKRHRRLRDALTPLVQERVEPARADGIDGDDPYGDRAGSGL